In the genome of Fusarium poae strain DAOMC 252244 chromosome 1, whole genome shotgun sequence, the window TATTTCGAATAAAACGCACAAAGCTCGATCAGAGCTCATATCTTACATTCTTTGCAATCATCCAAGTAAACCAAATCGTCGAAGAAAACGCCATCTCCTAGAACCTGTACTTCTGGTCTGGTGACACCTTCGTAAACTCCCGAAGCGACGACTGCCGCAAATGTTGCCAACAGAGAAGGGCCTGCAACGCAATCCGCAACAATTGCTGCAGCGGGCGCGCAAGGAGGAAATACAATCGCGGCAGCGCCACATACGACGAGACCAGCCCAACCACTCATGTGACCCATCATGAAGAGATCTCCCGTTCCCATTGCATCAGGCAAGATGCTCACAAACTGGAGTTCTGGCATCTCAGGCTCCGCGTCTTGACAAAGTGCAAGCCAAACCAGATCCGTTCCTCGATGTCGAGCTCCGGTAATGATCAATGGGAACAGTTCTTTGGCAAACCTGAACTTGGTGTCTACCACAAGTGGCTGGTAGGCTGGTATGACAAGATGGAACACAGCGGTACGTCCATACTCGGTCGTTCGATTCATAACTTCTCTGTCGGCTCTCATGCGTAAACAAAGAGTTGGGAGATCGTAGTGATATCCACCAAAACTAGGCCCGAGAGGCTGCTCGGCCTGCCTTTCTTCAAACGCAGTATGCCAGTCGTTATCGGGATGCCAAACATAGAAGTAGTGATGCTTCTCATCTTGATCAACACCACTGTCATCAAAGGCCAACATTTCATTCTGAACGAAACGATGAATGTAGCTGCCAAAGCCACCTTCACCCCATCCCTGAACGTTGGAAACATTCGCAATGGCGAGTTCCGATCTTATGGACTCGAGACTTGCGCCAACTCGTCGAATGGCTTGACCTACTTCCAGTATCGAAAGAGGTATCGCACCCAATGCTGCAACTtgaaagtaatttataaagttcgGGGTCGAGTTGAAAGCGCCAGGGACGACGCGGATCTCTTTTCGTTCGATGAGATTGGGCAAATTTGCTGTGAAACGTTGAATCTCCTCCATCGTGTGCCTCTGTTGTGTCGCTGCGCTTCCTGATTGCCATTGAACATACATACTGAGCGCCCATTGTGCGATATCTGGTCCATGCTTAGCAAGAATGACCCTGATTGCTTCTGCTGAGAGGGTGGTGATGAGAAGAGGAGCAACGGCTGCACACATTGTGAcaatgatgaagaaatgATCAGAGTTGCTTTTTTGGGAAGGGCTTTGAGTCTTCCCCACAGGTTCACTAATTTGAAGCAGAATATACTTGGATGTTTTGACGAAGAGAATATCCCCTTCGAGGGAGAAGAAAGGTTATGTTGAAGGAGGAGAAACCGTAAGCGCCAGCCTCGTTTCATCTTAACCAACATATCGACGACCAACAGTGCAATAATGTAAGCATGTTGGTTATAAAAGCCTGTCTGTTTCTTTTATTGGGCACATTTTTTGGTTGGTTTTGGCTGGTAGAATGGGTCTAATACAATTGTACTTCAACGAATCTCCTTCCTCCCCAACATCGAGAGTGTCCTGGAGTAGCGTTCTGGTCACAACATGGCCCAGGCCATGGAAGCTGATAGAACCAATCACAGAACAGAACTTCACAATGAATGAATAATTTGTATCGCATGTTATTTATATCGCATGCACCTCGAAAGGATCCCAGCAACCGTTTGTAATTTATGTGGTTGCTTAAGTACTTGGGCAGAAAGACCCAACATATGGCCTCTTAATGCAGCCTGAATTCTGGGCGGCTATTCTAAAGTTCGAGTACATAGCTTTTTTGTTCATCATTTTACTGTTCAGATCTTTTTCTTCCAATAGTTTGAGCCACAGCGCTACTGACAAGTAAGCAGAACAATGGCTTGTAAACCAGTCTTCAACTACTCTAAACCTAGGGCTAGTAGAGACTGGGATGGAGTCTTATGTTCAAGGCAGCAGACATCGACTCAACTGACCTCCACCAAGCGTTGTAGTTATCCATGTGTCTGCCCATCCCCAGGCCAAAGTTTCATTTCACAAAATAATGAGACATATTTTCTGTGACTCAGCGACAGACATTCTTTCATTCAAGGTTATTGATATCTATATTGCCCTTGGttttgtccttgtccttgtatTTGCCCGTGTCCCGGCGGCATGCCTCCTGGTCCCGGCTGCCAAGCTTGATTCTGACGTGTCGCATCGTTATTCCAATATTCGTGAACTGTCTGATTCTGCTCTGCCATCCGAGGCCATACCGCTTCTACTGACCGCGGATCCGTCGGTGATCGACTGCGTTGGCTGCTGGTCTCGGATGGTGGCTCGCTCTTTTCCGTCATTCTCTTTTGGACTCTGGCAGATGctcgctttctcttcttggaTTTTCGTCGTCGATCGCAGAGGATGATTCCCATAATCATGAGCAACACGCCAACTATTGTGAAATTAGTTTTATGGTTTCGGATGTATCTTGATAATAGACATACCCAATACTCCGAGAGCAATGATAATCTCTAAAGCCCCAAAAATCTTGCCTCCAGGTAACCCTCCCGAGCTGACATCTGAATGAGTGGCTTCCTGCGTGACCGTCACGACAGGAATTTCGGTAGTGGCAGTTCCATCGGCTTTCGCAGTCGGCTTGGGAATAATCGTTGTAAAGATGGTTGTGGATTCTACTGCAGAAATGATACGGGATAGCTGTAGTTCGATAGCATTGTTGTCCATTGGAGCGAGAGAAGAAAGGGTCGTCGGGGTTTCGAATCCTTTTTTTTAGTCGGTTGACGTCGAATGTAAAAAATGTTGCTACCAGAGCTGAGTGATTGTGTTGTTATCGAATAATTACAAATTAAAAATGTAAccaaataaagaaaaggattgtaagaataagaataaaatagAATTATCAAACCCGGATCAAAAAGAAATGAAAGTCGCTGCGTGATTCCAGATCAACGtgcagaaagaaaagaaaagaaagagagggcaaaaaaaaaaacagagATAAGACGGGAAACGTCGCGAAAGATATGGATCTTGAATTTTTTCATTTTTTTGCAGAATTAATTGTTTGGTACCTATAATATGGATATGACTATTCAGCTGAGATACCGCCAATTCAGACCAGTTTTGAGGCGAAACCGGGTGCTGCTTGAGGTGGCATTGTGAGACGGGAGATCAAACAGATGATCCCTGTACAGCGACAAGCCAGCAACGTCACAGGCTGAGTTGGCGCTACAAGGGGAAAGGGGGAGGTTTCGAAAACAAAACACCAAGAGAATGTGTACCGTTGCAGTTTGTGTCCTTTTCTGGTAATTGTATTGTCCAGTTATTACATACCAAGCCGGCTGTTGGAGCTTCCGTGCGGAGCTGACTGACAGGTATCCCCAAGTTTCACATTTTGGTGGTGAGGGGTTCTTGGCTGAAATTTCGTATTACGACGACTTGTAGCGAGTCCCATCTGGACTTAATGTTCGCATATAGGGCTTGATATAGATTTTATGGTCATGGTGACCATCTTGAACTCTCGGCTGATCGGTCCTTGTTGGAGCCAAGGGCCGGACAGACGCAGATGGTACCGTGATGAATTGTTTCCGATTTCAGATTTTACATGATCAATGCGTTGTTTATCTCGGATGAATATTGCACGGCCTTGCGGCTGTGTTTGGGTTGACACTTGACAGGTGCATAAAGTTGGGTTGGCGATGTAGAAAGTGGTCGCGTGTTTTGGTGTTTTGCGCGGACCAATAGTTTGCCGAGCAGCCGAGCTAGGCGCGCCAAGAAGACGGATAATTCATGTTCCAGTTCCTGTCCTGAATTGACGCGACATACCCGACAGCTTGACCAGCAGAGTATGATGAGAAGAATGTCAGATAAAAAATGAATGTGAGTGTATAATCAAGTAATTTGTCTAATTTTGCACTGTGATTGTCAAAGACGAGGGAATTATGGTCGTCAGTTGGGTGCCTTTCATGTGTCATATTTGTTTTGTCTTGTAATTGAAGCATTTGAACAAAGAACATTATCGGTGATGCTCAACCTAACAACTCGCCACAAAATAATACAAGCCTGCAAGTTGCAATCGTCGTAGAAAGTATCAAAGAATCACTTAGAATTGAGAACAATAAAAGATACTGGTTGAATGACTCAATACTACAGCCCTACATTCATCTCGACCATACTGCAGGGTAACTTCCATGCAAGACATCCCCGCAAAGACCACTCAGCGGTCTTACCAACAATCTTATCTTAGCTCGGACTCTGGGGAACACTCCCAAGATCGTGATTCGCTCAAACTCCGAGATTCCGGATGCCTCCAAATTGAGTACCTGTCATTGGATCCCGGATACCATTTCTTGACGATATTCCCATCTCTCTCCATCAAGTTATCCGTAACTGCCGCCCAGATGCGGGGGTGAACTACACTAGCCTCGGTGGTAGAAGTTAAGAATGCGGGCATTTAAGATGACTTCTACAGTACACTACCTCGAGAGACCCAGGACAGAagcaccatcaccatcaccatcaagtCTACGACGTCATGGCAATCGTTGACCTCCTCT includes:
- a CDS encoding hypothetical protein (SECRETED:SignalP(1-17)), whose product is MCAAVAPLLITTLSAEAIRVILAKHGPDIAQWALSMYVQWQSGSAATQQRHTMEEIQRFTANLPNLIERKEIRVVPGAFNSTPNFINYFQVAALGAIPLSILEVGQAIRRVGASLESIRSELAIANVSNVQGWGEGGFGSYIHRFVQNEMLAFDDSGVDQDEKHHYFYVWHPDNDWHTAFEERQAEQPLGPSFGGYHYDLPTLCLRMRADREVMNRTTEYGRTAVFHLVIPAYQPLVVDTKFRFAKELFPLIITGARHRGTDLVWLALCQDAEPEMPELQFVSILPDAMGTGDLFMMGHMSGWAGLVVCGAAAIVFPPCAPAAAIVADCVAGPSLLATFAAVVASGVYEGVTRPEVQVLGDGVFFDDLVYLDDCKECKI
- a CDS encoding hypothetical protein (TransMembrane:1 (o66-92i)); the protein is MDNNAIELQLSRIISAVESTTIFTTIIPKPTAKADGTATTEIPVVTVTQEATHSDVSSGGLPGGKIFGALEIIIALGVLVGVLLMIMGIILCDRRRKSKKRKRASARVQKRMTEKSEPPSETSSQRSRSPTDPRIKLGSRDQEACRRDTGKYKDKDKTKGNIDINNLE